The Rhododendron vialii isolate Sample 1 chromosome 6a, ASM3025357v1 genome includes a window with the following:
- the LOC131331296 gene encoding cytochrome P450 81Q32-like, producing the protein MEATLFIYFSLFLSSCILAEHILHKLRNHPPTPFPALPLIGHLHLLKKPIHRTLSSLSARYGPVLLLRFGFRRILVITSQSVAEECFTKHDIVFANRPRLLSGKHLGYNYTSIVWAPYGDHWRNVRRIASLEILSSHRLQMLSHIRLDEARTLVRRLFCVSIENPEQAANVEMKSAFFEFVFNAMMRMIAGKRYYGDDVGNSAEAKMFQEIVAKTSRLAAEKNLGDFLPFVQWFGSSGIEKRFVKLHHKRDKFMQDLIYQQRDQVGSDGEKKRTMIEILLSLHDAEPEYYTDENIKSLMLVLLQAGTDTSAGTMEWAMSNLLNNPDTLKKAQTEIDAHVGADRLIDESDLAELPYLRCIINETLRMHPPTPLLLPHESSAECTIGGFKIPCGTMLLVNLWAIQNDPKVWVEPSKFRPERFERLQGSRDGFNFMPFGSGRRGCPGEGLGLRMVGLVLGTLIQCFDWERVGEGPIDLTEGTGITAPKAQPLMAKCRPRSKMMILLSHVGASHVP; encoded by the exons ATGGAAGCCACTTTGTTCATATACTTTTCTCTGTTTCTCTCCTCCTGTATCTTGGCCGAACACATACTTCACAAGCTCCGAAACCATCCCCCAACCCCCTTCCCAGCTCTACCCTTGATCGGCCACCTCCACCTCTTGAAGAAACCAATCCACAGAACTTTATCCAGTCTCTCCGCCCGTTACGGCCCCGTACTTCTCCTCCGGTTCGGGTTCCGCCGCATCCTCGTGATCACCTCCCAATCAGTAGCTGAAGAATGCTTCACAAAGCACGATATCGTGTTCGCCAACCGTCCCCGCCTGCTCTCCGGAAAACACCTCGGCTACAACTACACCTCGATAGTTTGGGCACCCTACGGCGACCACTGGCGGAACGTCCGCCGGATCGCTTCCCTAGAAATTCTCTCCTCTCACCGCCTGCAAATGCTGTCTCACATCCGTCTTGATGAGGCCCGGACTCTCGTCCGCCGCCTGTTTTGTGTTTCCATTGAAAACCCAGAACAGGCGGCGAACGTGGAAATGAAGTCAGCCTTCTTCGAGTTCGTCTTCAATGCCATGATGAGGATGATTGCTGGAAAGAGGTACTATGGCGATGACGTGGGGAATTCTGCTGAAGCAAAGATGTTTCAAGAGATAGTTGCGAAGACGTCGCGATTGGCTGCGGAAAAGAATCTTGGGGATTTCTTGCCATTTGTTCAGTGGTTTGGGAGTAGTGGCATAGAGAAGAGGTTTGTCAAATTACATCATAAAAGAGACAAGTTTATGCAGGATTTGATCTATCAGCAGCGTGATCAAGTGGGGTCTGATGGTGAGAAGAAAAGGACCATGATTGAAATCTTGTTGTCTTTGCACGATGCAGAACCTGAATACTACACAGACGAAAATATCAAGAGCCTTATGCTG GTTCTACTACAAGCTGGAACGGATACTTCAGCTGGAACTATGGAGTGGGCTATGTCAAACTTGCTCAACAATCCAGATACTTTAAAGAAGGCACAGACTGAAATCGACGCTCACGTGGGAGCAGACCGTCTGATTGATGAATCTGATCTCGCCGAACTTCCTTACCTCCGCTGCATTATTAACGAGACACTGCGGATGCACCCTCCAACTCCTCTGCTCTTACCACATGAATCATCCGCGGAATGCACCATCGGAGGTTTCAAAATCCCATGCGGCACAATGCTGCTGGTGAACTTGTGGGCCATACAAAATGACCCCAAAGTCTGGGTGGAACCTAGCAAGTTCAGGCCAGAGAGATTTGAACGGTTGCAGGGCTCAAGAGACGGGTTCAATTTTATGCCTTTTGGGTCGGGGAGAAGGGGGTGTCCCGGGGAGGGGTTGGGTTTGCGCATGGTTGGGCTGGTATTGGGGACTCTAATTCAGTGCTTTGATTGGGAAAGGGTTGGCGAGGGACCGATTGACTTGACCGAAGGGACTGGAATCACTGCGCCTAAGGCTCAACCGTTGATGGCAAAGTGTCGGCCGCGTTCAAAAATGATGATACTTCTTTCTCACGTTGGAGCCAGCCATGTCCCCTGA
- the LOC131331298 gene encoding metal transporter Nramp2-like translates to MSAAEENPNADRKDGEEEDRLLLSSPQSRPSTSPQSDSREYEEEVAYESSEKITVVDVDDSAASDGCDYSVTPPFSWRKLWLFTGPGFLMSIAFLDPGNLEGDLQAGAIAGYSLLWLLMWATAMGLLIQLLAARVGVATGKHLAELCREEYPYWAGVLLWVMAEVALIGADIQEVIGSAIAIKILSNGVLPLWAGVIITASDCFMFLFLENYGVRKLEAVFAVLISTMALSFAWMFADTRPSGKELMLGLLVPKLSSKTIRQAVGVVGCVIMPHNVFLHSALVQSRKIDPEKKGHVREALNYYSIECSVALIVSFMINLFVTTVFAKGFYGTKQANSIGLVNAGQYLEEKFGGGLLPILYIWGIGLLAAGQSSTITGTYAGQFIMGGFLNLRLKKWLRALITRSFAIVPTMIVALIFNRSETSLDVLNEWLNVLQSIQIPFALIPLLTLVSKDQVMGVFKVGQTLERVAWTVAALVIVINGYLLLDFFIAEVNGLLFGFVVCTGTAAYVAFIVYLISYGGGLPSSLFNLIRTKGFGYTRT, encoded by the exons ATGAGCGCGGCCGAGGAGAATCCCAATGCGGACAGAAAAGACGGCGAGGAGGAAGACCGCCTCTTGTTGTCCTCCCCGCAATCTCGACCGTCGACGTCGCCCCAATCGGACAGCAGGGAGTACGAAGAGGAAGTCGCGTACGAGTCAAGCGAGAAAATCACGGTCGTCGACGTCGACGACTCCGCCGCATCCGACGGCTGCGATTACTCGGTGACGCCGCCGTTCTCGTGGAGGAAGCTGTGGCTGTTCACGGGGCCAGGGTTTCTAATGAGCATAGCGTTTTTAGATCCGGGAAACCTAGAGGGAGATCTACAG GCGGGGGCTATTGCCGGATACTCGTTGTTGTGGTTGCTGATGTGGGCTACAGCAATGGGGCTGTTGATTCAGTTATTGGCGGCGAGGGTGGGGGTGGCAACGGGGAAGCATTTGGCAGAGTTGTGTAGGGAGGAGTATCCGTATTGGGCGGGGGTTTTGTTGTGGGTCATGGCGGAGGTTGCATTGATTGGGGCTGATATTCAGGAGGTGATTGGGAGTGCTATTGCAATTAAGATTCTTAGTAATGGGGTTTTGCCTCTTTGGGCTGGGGTTATAATCACTGCTTCTGACTG TTTCATGTTCTTATTTCTGGAGAACTATGGAGTAAGGAAATTAGAAGCTGTTTTTGCAGTTCTTATCTCAACTATGGCACTATCATTTGCCTGGATGTTTGCTGACACAAGGCCCAGTGGGAAGGAACTTATGTTAG GTCTTTTGGTTCCGAAACTCAGCTCAAAAACAATTCGGCAGGCTGTCGGAGTGGTGGGATGTGTTATAATGCCTCACAATGTTTTCTTGCATTCTGCTTTGGTACAATCAAGGAAGATCGACCCTGAAAAGAAAGGACACGTCCGAGAAGCACTCAATTACTACTCAATTGAATGCTCTGTGGCCCTTATTGTCTCCTTTATGATCAACTTGTTTGTTACTACAGTATTTGCTAAAGGATTCTATGGAACCAAACAAGCCAACAGTATAGGGCTTGTAAATGCAGGGCAGTATCTTGAAGAAAAATTTGGTGGAGGATTGCTCCCAATTCTGTATATTTGGGGCATTGGGCTATTGGCAGCTGGGCAAAGTAGTACCATAACGGGCACGTATGCTGGACAATTTATCATGGGAGGTTTCCTTAACCTTCGATTGAAGAAATGGTTGAGGGCATTGATCACACGAAGTTTTGCTATTGTGCCCACTATGATCGTCGCTCTTATATTTAATAGATCTGAAACTTCACTAGATGTATTGAATGAATGGCTTAATGTGCTTCAGTCCATTCAAATTCCCTTTGCACTTATCCCATTGCTGACCTTGGTATCTAAGGATCAAGTCATGGGAGTCTTCAAAGTTGGACAGACTCTGGAG AGGGTTGCTTGGACAGTTGCTGCCCTGGTAATTGTCATCAACGGGTATCTCTTGCTGGATTTTTTCATAGCCGAAGTTAATGGACTGCTATTTGGGTTTGTAGTCTGCACTGGGACTGCTGCGTATGTGGCGTTTATTGTATATCTTATTTCATACGGTGGTGGCCTTCCTTCCAGTTTGTTCAACCTAATACGAACCAAGGGTTTTGGGTACACCAGGACTTGA